DNA from Lentibacillus amyloliquefaciens:
TGATTGGATATTTTTATCATAACGAATAGGTCAAAAAAGGTCAAATAATATAATTCGTCTGTGTATATTATGGTGACCAGCCAAAATCAAGTCTCCCGATATGTCATAAGTCATTTACCATCATACCCCTAAAACCTCAATGATAAAACCCATAGCTGAAAATCTTTAACCAGTTTTAAATGGATATTTTATCTTGCATTATTGTCTCATTCATTATAAGATTATAATTGAATTATTAAGAAATTTTAAATTTAGGTAAATAATATTAATCTTACATAAATTAAAGGGGGAAGAGACGTGCCAAAGGAAACAATCCTGGAATTGGACAACTTACATACACATTTTTTCACGGATGAAGGTGAAATTCCAGCGGTCAATGGCGTCAGCTTCTCATTACATAAAGGGGAAATTGTTGGGATAGTGGGGGAGTCCGGCTGTGGCAAGAGCGTAACATCGTTATCGATTATGCAGCTGGTGCCAAGCCCTCCAGGGAAAATTACCGGTGGTGAAATAAATTTTAAGCATGAAAACATCGTTCATGCTTCCCAAAAACGGATGAAACAAATTCGCGGCAATGAAATCGGTATGATTTTCCAGGAACCAATGACATCGCTTAATCCGCTTTTTACGATAGGAAATCAATTAATTGAAGCCATCCGGTTCCATCGAAAAATAACGAAAAAAGAAGCCAAACAGGAATCGATTGAACTGTTAAATTTGGTAGGAATACCCAGGGCTGAGGATGTGGTTGATGAATACCCTCACCAATTATCCGGCGGGATGCGGCAGCGTGTCATGATTGCCATGGCAATGTCATGTAATCCGGATATGTTGCTTGCGGACGAGCCCACGACGGCTTTGGATGTAACTATTCAGGCGCAAATCCTGGATATCATGAGGAATTTAAATAAAGAAAGAGACACTGCGATATTATTAATTACGCATGACTTGGGGGTGGTAGCTGAACTGTGTGAACGTGTTATTGTCATGTACGCCGGACAGGTCGTTGAGGAAGGAAGTGTACGGGAGATTCTGAAAGATCCGCAGCATCCATATACAAGGGGACTTATACGTTCGTTGCCCAAGCTTCATGGTGATGAACAATCGCTTTACTCCATTCCTGGAACCGTTCCTAAACCGGGAATGGCGCAGTCCGGGTGTCAATTTGCTCCACGCTGTGAATTTGCGTTTGACCGATGCTTTAAGGAGCCTCCGGAGCTATACGATCTGGGAGATGGGCGCAGCAGCCGCTGTTTCTTATATGACAAAAAGGAAGGGGATGCAGCAAAAGATGGCGAATCTGCTCTTGGAAGTTAACGGTCTGAAAAAGTATTTTCCGATCAAAGGGGGTGTATTTGGCCGAAAAGTTGGTGAAGTTAAAGCGGTTGATGATGTATCGTTCACGGTAAAAGAAGGAGAAATTCTCGGACTTGTTGGTGAATCAGGGTGCGGGAAGTCAACAACCGGAAAATCAATACTTCGCTTAAGCGAACCCACAGCCGGTGAAGTGAAGTTTCAGGATCAGGATGTTAACGGGTTAAGTAAAGAAGATATGCGAAAACTGCGCCGTAACATGCAGATTATATTTCAGGATCCATATGCCTCATTAAATCCCCGGCATACAGTTGAGAAAATAGTGGGAGAGCCGCTTTTGATTCATGGTATGAAGTCTTCCGGTGAACGGAAGGAAAGAGTCAGGGAGCTTCTGAAAGTTGTAGGGCTCAGCTCTTATCATGCGTCAAGGTACCCGCACCAGTTCAGCGGCGGTCAGCGACAGCGTATCGGGATTGCACGTGCGCTTGCCAACAATCCTAAATTGATTATTTGTGATGAGCCTGTATCAGCATTGGATGTTTCTGTACAGGCACAAATTCTTAACCTTATGAATGAGCTGCGGGACCGGTTTAATTTAACCTATATCTTTATTGCACATGATCTCAGTGTTGTAAAGCATATTTGCGACAGAGTCGGTGTTATGTATCTGGGGCGCATGGCTGAATTGACAAGCAAAGATGGACTTTATAATAATCCTAAACATCCTTATACACAAGCCTTAATGTCAGCGGTTCCAGATCCGGATCCTGATTATCAGAAAGATCGCATTATCCTGAAAGGTGACGTTCCGAGTCCATCAGATCCGCCATCAGGCTGTGCATTTCATAAAAGATGTCCTTATGCAATGGATATTTGCAGTGAAGTGCGGCCGGAGTTCAGGGAAGTTGAAAACAATCATTATGTTGCATGTCATCTGTATGATGATACTGTGCAGTCATAATCGGTTGTTAAAAATTATAAGGGGGTTGCACACATGAAGCCAAGATTTTGGCTATTAATGGTTTTCGTTGCGTTGGCATTAGTAGTAGTAGCATGCAGCGGTGATGATGACTCAGATGCCGCGGGTGACAGTGATGGAAGCACTGGAGAGGACACCGAAGCGAACAGCGGCAGTGATGGTGAAGATGTACTGGTGTTTGCACGTGGCGGCGATTCGGAGAGTCTTGACCCCGGGAGTACAACAGATGGGGAATCGTCAAGGGTGACCAGACAGGTACTGGAAAGTCTGCTTGATTTTGATAAGGAATCATTTGAAGTTGTACCCGGCCTTGCGGAAGATTGGGAGGTCTCTGATGATGGTTTAAATTATACATTTTATTTGGAAGAAGGGGTCACCTTCCATGATGGCACAGATTTTAATGCGGAAGCTGTTAAGACGAACTTTGAACGCTGGGCCGATCCTGAACATGAATATGCTTTTGAGGAAGAAGGATATGTCTATTCCATGTATGGAACGATGTTCGGCGGTTATCAGGGCGATGACAGTCATGTGATTGAAAAAATCAATGTTGTGAACGATCATGAAATTGAGTTTGTCCTGAAACAGCCTTTAGGCTATTTTCTGCAAAATATGGCTATGAGTTACTTTGCCATTACTTCTCCTGCCGCACTTGAAGAATATGGACCTCAGATTAATGAAAATCCGGTTGGTACCGGACCGTTTAAATTTGAAAGCTGGACTAAAGATGATTCAATCGAATTAAGTAAATTCGAGGATTATCGTAAAGACGGTCTACCAAAAGTTGACAGTGTCGTATTCGAAGTCATTCCGGATAACGCCGCACGTCTGATTGCCCTGCAATCCGGTGAAATTGATATTATGGATGGGCTGAATCCGGATGATGCTGAAACCGTAGAAGCCGAGGAAGGTGTGGAGCTGTATACACGCTCTGAAAATAACGTTGGCTATGTAGGCTTTAATACTCAGAAGGAGCCGCTTAATCAGGTGGAGGTCCGCCGGGCAATTAACCATGCGATTGATCGTCAGGCAATTGCAGAAGCCATGTATGCAGGGTACGCACAGCCTGCCAAAAACCCATTACCGCCGAGCTATATGGGTTACAATGATGATGTTGAAGGCTATGAATATGACGTGGAAAAAGCTAAAAGTTTATTAGCAGAAGCGGGCTATGAAGATGGTATGGAAATAGAGTTATGGACAATGCCTGTTGCCAGACCTTATATGCCTGATCCGGAAACAGTTGCTGAAATTGTTCAGAACAATCTGTCGGAAGTGGGAATCGAGGTTTCAATTGTACGCGAAGAATGGGCACCATATCTGGAAAAAACACTGCAAGGTGAACAGGAAATGTTCATGCTTGGCTGGTCCGGCACGAATGGTGACCCGGATTACTTCATGAGCAGTCTCCTTCATGGTGACAATGTTGGAAGCAGCAACCGAACATTTTATGAAAATGATGAAGTCGATGAATTGCTGAATCAGGCAAAAACCTCTATTGACCAGGATGAACGTGCCGAATTGTATAAAGAGGCTCAAACGCTTATAAGTGAAGACGCACCGATGGTTCCGCTCGTGCACTCTGAACCTGTTCTGGCTGCCGCTAGTTATGTGGAAAATTATGTGCCGCATCCGTCAACAAGCGAATCACTTGCTGAAGTTGAATTGGCGAATTAAAAAACCAGAGGGCAGCAGTCAAATTCTGCTGCCCTGTTTGGCAGTCCTCCACCTCACATGTTCGGGTATACGGTGAAGATTAGGTGGGGATCAACTGCCGGTAAATGTCCGATTTGTTCATCTAACAATCAGTGAGGGAAGAACCCCCCTACTTATTGAAGATTCACTTTATAAAGAATGAGGTGAAACCATTGTTTGCCTACACGATGCGACGACTATTAATGCTCATTCCTGTACTGGCAGGTATGACATTGATTACATTTTCAATTGTTCATTTAATTCCCGGAAATCCTGCTCAGGTAATTCTTGGTGAAACGGCTACAGAAACAGCGATTCAGGATCTTGAAGAAAGCATGGGTCTGAATGAGTCATACCCTATACAATATGGTGTATATGTAACTGATCTGCTTCAGGGTGATCTGGGTACATCACTCAGGTCAAAAGCGGAAATCTCAACAGAAATATTACCGCGGTTGGCAGCAACCTTTGAGCTGACATTTTTTGCTATTATATTTGCTGTTATTATAGGTGTGAACGCAGGTATCATCAGTGCCTGGAAACAGAACTCCTGGTTTGACTTTCTGGCCATGTTGTTTGCGCTTGTTGGTGTATCCATACCGATTTTTTGGCTGGCATTGATGGAGCAATGGATTTTTGCCCAGGAATTAGGCTGGCTGCCGGCATATGGACGTGAGAACAGCAGGGATCCAATTGAACCGATTACATATTTTTATGTGCTTGATTCACTTCTTCATCTGGATTTTTCCAGGACGATAGGGGTACTTAAGCATTTAGTTTTGCCAAGTATTGCTTTAGGAACCATTCCAATGGCTATTATTGCGCGGATGACGCGGTCCAGTATGCTGGAAGTCATGCATTCAGATTACATACGGACAGTTCGTGCAAAAGGAGCAAGCCAGTTTCTCGTTATTTATAAACACGCGTTGAAAAACGCCGTTATTCCAGTTTTAACAGTTATCGGTCTACAGACAGGGGTGCTGCTGGGCGGCGCTATTTTAACCGAAACAATATTCAGCTGGCCCGGTGTTGGCAGGTATGTGTACGAAGCAATCAATTACAGAGATTATCCGGTGATACAATCGGGGATTTTGGTTATTGCATTCCTGTTTGTCATTATCAATTTGATTGTTGATTTGCTGTATTCCTATATTGATCCAAGGATTAAATACTAGGGGGGTTCATATGAGTTTAAAAGAAAAAGATAAACAAACAGAAGAAAAAAATGAAACGAACCCTGCAAAAGCAAATCAGCAAGCTGAAATGGAAATGATACCGGAAACATCACCATTGAAAGATACATTGAAACAATTACGGAAAAACCGATTTGCATTAGCGGGGTTAATTATCATTGTTCTATTCCTCTTAGTTGGTATATTTGCGCCATTGATAACATCTTACGGCTATGATGACCAAGTGCTGACAGACAGGTTGCAGCCACCATCTGCAGAACATTGGCTGGGAACTGATGATGTTGGCCGGGATATTTTCACCCGAATCGCGTTTGGGGCAAGAATCTCGCTGCAGGTAGGGTTTTTTGCTGTCATCGGCGCACTTGTATTCGGGACAATACTTGGTGTTGTGGCCGGTTATTTCGGCCGCTGGGTTGATATGCTCATTTCACGTTTTTTTGACATCTTGCTTGCTTTCCCGAGTATCCTTTTAGCCATTGCGATTGTAGCTATCATCGGGCCTTCTTTGCAAAATGCATTGATTGCTATTGCTGTCATTAATATACCGATTTTTGGCAGGCTTGTTCGTTCAAAAGTGATCAGCTTACGCGAAGAGGAGTTCATCCTGGCTGCAAAAGCACAGGGTATGAAGAATGGACGGATTATTCTGCATCATATTTTGCCTAACAGTCTGGCACCGATCATCGTACAGGCAACACTCGGGTTTGGGACAGCTATCCTTGATGCGGCTGCATTAGGTTTTCTAGGACTTGGCGCCCAGCCGCCAACGCCTGAATGGGGAGAAATGCTTGCTTCCTCAAGAGACTTTATTCAGCTGGCACCTTGGACATTAATCGCACCAGGTCTATGCATTATGCTTGTTGTGCTTGGGTTTAACCTGATTGGTGACGGCTTGCGCGATGCTCTGGACCCTAAAATGAAAAATTAATTAACGAACACAGGAAAGACAAAGGCTGCCATGTCCTTTGTCTTTCATTTGCTCGTTTTTATCCGGCAGAATTCACTCTCCCTTGCATGTAAAATTATCAGAAAATACCGTCTCCTATAAATTCCTTTAAAAGACTTGTCTATTCATCATAGAAGTATTATAATATCCTATGTGTCTTAAAAAGACTCATTAATGCGCTCGTAGCTCAGTTGGATAGAGCACTGGTTTCCGGTACCAGAAGTCGGGGGTTCAAATCCTCCCGGGCGCGCTATTTTCAGAGAGACAAGGACCAAAATTGGTCACCTTTACTTAGCTAAAGCGAATGACCGTTCGTGTCCTTTTTTTATTTTATAAATGCTGAATCTAAACTTTCGGCTACAGCTGATTGCATGTTTGGAAGCATATGTGAGTACGTATCCAATGTTACTTGAATGGATGAATGACCGAGTCGCTCTTTTATAATTTTTGGGTGAGTTTGCAGTGCGAAAGGGCTAAAAATATCGTATCAACCATAACGAATACATCATACCAAAGCGCGGAAAGCGTATTAGAAATGACAAATTATGAAGTTAAGCCCGCAATTGTTATATTATAAACGGGTGTCAATGTTGAACATGCGAAAGAATATATAGATAAGGCCCAATGGATATGGTTCGAAAGGCCGTTGAATTAGTACAGGAATAGCATAATTAACACAAGCCCACATTCAGGATTATCTGAATCAACGTCATTTAGATAAAGCATGCACGAAATCCCCACACTGAAAACAGGTGGGGATTATTTGACGCTTACTTAATTTTAATAGTAGGTGTCTCTGTTCATATTAAGACTGTCTCAAGATGCTTGCCTTTTTGAAGTCGCAAGCGTTACAAAGATTAGAACCAATATAGCAACAGGGACAGCAATTATGGAACTATTAATCTCGAATGGCTTGCCAAGCACAATTTCCCACGTTAGTGTTGTAACGACACCGGCGATCATGGAAGAAAGTCCGCCAGCTTTATTGACCCGCTTCCAGAGCAATACACCTAAAACAGCTGGTGTAAGACCTGCGCCATATACCGTGTAGGCATACATTTGGACATCCAGAATGGTCGGGAAATAGCTGATTAATACATAAGCGAGAACGCCCATTATAACCACAAAGATTTTCGTCGTATTCATCAATTGCTTATCCGTTGCATTCTTCATGAAGTACCTATTAACAATATCATAGGTGACGTTGGTCGCACCGGATAGCAGGTAAGAGTTGCCTGTTGTAATAATAAAAGCCGTTGCTGCAGCTAATAAAATTCCGCCAACCACGTTGGGCAACACGACTGTCGAGGCCATTAATGCCATCCCGGGTTCAATATTTTGAAACATTGAACTGGACGCAAACGCAATTAAACTGATGACAGGCGTAACAATAAGAATGCCAACGATCCATCCGATATTTGCCTTTTTGGTTGTACGATCCTCTTTAGACGCGGCCAGTCTCTGGTACATATTTTGATCACTTAATATTAAAAACAGAGGTGGCAGCAAGTATCCCAGCAACTGGATGGTTGAGAGAGATCCTGTTGCAGTCAGGTGGCTCGCTGGCACATTTGATGTAATTTCATCCCATCCCCCTGCAATCGAAATCATGAAAGGAAGAGCAATCAATAGTCCAAGCACCATGAATCCTGAACTTAGTGCATCAGTCGGTGCAACAGACCTGAGCCCTCCGATGGTAGCGAGGAATATGATTAAAATGCCGCCAATGATGACGCCCCATTGGGATGAAAGCCCAGTTGTTACGTTTAAGATAAACCCCACGCCTTGAATTTGATACGAAACAATCCCGATATAGGCAAGAATGATGATGATACTCGCCAGTAATCTGGCACCTGGTCCATATTTTTCTTCCAGGACTGAGGAGACAGTATATTTCCCCAGACTGCGTACTTTGGGGGCGATGAAATAGAGTGAAATGATGCCGGCAAGAACCGGGATGGTTAATAGAAAAGCCGGGATTATACCGAAACTGTAAGCCATCGATGTCTGGCCCCCGGTTATACTGCCGCTTCCTACCCACGTGGCCAGCAGTGTACCACTCAACACAAGTGTGCCTAAACTTCTTCCCGCTAAAATGTAATCCTCACTTTTTGAAATTTTTTTCGAGTAGTAGATACCAAGCATTACCATAAGAATGCCGTATCCTATCACATACCATAATAACGATACATCTGATTCAATACCCAATGCCAGATCCCCTTTCTTGTTTGTAGTGCCCCTTGAATCATGAGCAAAACGCACGATCAGCAGATACGATATCGTAACGATTTTTTATAGAACGCAAGTCTTTTCAGTCCCGCTTAATCCCATCTGTTTGTACGATAGTTGACAAAAGCAACTAAAATGGTTATGGTATATTGTAAATTATTTAAAAAGTGGAATCAATCAAAATGGACAATATTAAGGGAAACATTCAAAAAATAAAACATTTCAACCGTTTCTACTTGCGGATGATGGGATTATTCTCGCAGTATGATGATCAAAGTACCTATTCCGCAACGGAAGCGATGATTCTGTTTGAAATACATTCGGTTGAAAAATGTACGGCTTCATACTTAGCGGATTATTTTTTATTGGATAAAGGGTATGTCAGCCGTCTATTAAAACGGCTTTCCAAAAAAGGTATAATCGAAAAGTTTCCATCTACAGAAGATCGTCGAATACAATATCTCGAAATGACTGATAAAGGGGAGGGAGACTTACGAGCGCTCTCGAAACATGCAAACGCAAATGTTGAAAACATGATTGCAGGAATACCTGGAAAAGAAACCGATCAATTGGTTCAGGCCATGCGTCAAATTGAAATGATATTGAAACAACATGAGCGTTGAACCCGGCACTAGGGAGAGATAGGTAGTAGGGGGCAGTATACAGTTTGTACATCATCTGATTCAGAGGAGGAACGGACTTATGTTATTATCTATTCCAAATGAAGAATTTAAGGCACGTCAGGCGGATTTTTTTAACAAGTTGCTCGAAAAGAAATGTGATGCAGCTGTTATATTTGCGGCGACTGATATTTTTTATTTGACAGGATTCCATTTCATTGCAACAGAACGACCGATTGGTCTGCTGGTTGATCCAAATGACAAGTGGCACTTAATCGTACCCCGACTGGAGCATGAGCACGCAGAGGAATACGCTGTTATGGACCACGTGCATTCCTATCCTGAATATCCTGGCACGAAGCATCCAATGAAATATGTAAAAGAAGTCCTGCAGTTCTATGGATTCGAAGGCAAAACAATCGGGTATGATTCAATCAGCTATGGTTCGCCAATGGGCTATCGCGGGCCAACCATTGATACCTTGATCGAAGCTGATTTCGTGTCGCTTTATGGTATCATTGAGGAAATGCGGTTCGTGAAATCTCCTAATGAAATTGAATTAATCAAAGAATCGTGTCGTTGGGGAAATTTGGCACATAGGCTGTTGCAAAAATACACAAAATCAGGTATCAGTGAAATCGAAATTACCGGCAAGG
Protein-coding regions in this window:
- a CDS encoding ABC transporter ATP-binding protein gives rise to the protein MPKETILELDNLHTHFFTDEGEIPAVNGVSFSLHKGEIVGIVGESGCGKSVTSLSIMQLVPSPPGKITGGEINFKHENIVHASQKRMKQIRGNEIGMIFQEPMTSLNPLFTIGNQLIEAIRFHRKITKKEAKQESIELLNLVGIPRAEDVVDEYPHQLSGGMRQRVMIAMAMSCNPDMLLADEPTTALDVTIQAQILDIMRNLNKERDTAILLITHDLGVVAELCERVIVMYAGQVVEEGSVREILKDPQHPYTRGLIRSLPKLHGDEQSLYSIPGTVPKPGMAQSGCQFAPRCEFAFDRCFKEPPELYDLGDGRSSRCFLYDKKEGDAAKDGESALGS
- a CDS encoding ABC transporter ATP-binding protein, with translation MANLLLEVNGLKKYFPIKGGVFGRKVGEVKAVDDVSFTVKEGEILGLVGESGCGKSTTGKSILRLSEPTAGEVKFQDQDVNGLSKEDMRKLRRNMQIIFQDPYASLNPRHTVEKIVGEPLLIHGMKSSGERKERVRELLKVVGLSSYHASRYPHQFSGGQRQRIGIARALANNPKLIICDEPVSALDVSVQAQILNLMNELRDRFNLTYIFIAHDLSVVKHICDRVGVMYLGRMAELTSKDGLYNNPKHPYTQALMSAVPDPDPDYQKDRIILKGDVPSPSDPPSGCAFHKRCPYAMDICSEVRPEFREVENNHYVACHLYDDTVQS
- a CDS encoding ABC transporter substrate-binding protein; its protein translation is MKPRFWLLMVFVALALVVVACSGDDDSDAAGDSDGSTGEDTEANSGSDGEDVLVFARGGDSESLDPGSTTDGESSRVTRQVLESLLDFDKESFEVVPGLAEDWEVSDDGLNYTFYLEEGVTFHDGTDFNAEAVKTNFERWADPEHEYAFEEEGYVYSMYGTMFGGYQGDDSHVIEKINVVNDHEIEFVLKQPLGYFLQNMAMSYFAITSPAALEEYGPQINENPVGTGPFKFESWTKDDSIELSKFEDYRKDGLPKVDSVVFEVIPDNAARLIALQSGEIDIMDGLNPDDAETVEAEEGVELYTRSENNVGYVGFNTQKEPLNQVEVRRAINHAIDRQAIAEAMYAGYAQPAKNPLPPSYMGYNDDVEGYEYDVEKAKSLLAEAGYEDGMEIELWTMPVARPYMPDPETVAEIVQNNLSEVGIEVSIVREEWAPYLEKTLQGEQEMFMLGWSGTNGDPDYFMSSLLHGDNVGSSNRTFYENDEVDELLNQAKTSIDQDERAELYKEAQTLISEDAPMVPLVHSEPVLAAASYVENYVPHPSTSESLAEVELAN
- a CDS encoding ABC transporter permease, producing the protein MFAYTMRRLLMLIPVLAGMTLITFSIVHLIPGNPAQVILGETATETAIQDLEESMGLNESYPIQYGVYVTDLLQGDLGTSLRSKAEISTEILPRLAATFELTFFAIIFAVIIGVNAGIISAWKQNSWFDFLAMLFALVGVSIPIFWLALMEQWIFAQELGWLPAYGRENSRDPIEPITYFYVLDSLLHLDFSRTIGVLKHLVLPSIALGTIPMAIIARMTRSSMLEVMHSDYIRTVRAKGASQFLVIYKHALKNAVIPVLTVIGLQTGVLLGGAILTETIFSWPGVGRYVYEAINYRDYPVIQSGILVIAFLFVIINLIVDLLYSYIDPRIKY
- a CDS encoding ABC transporter permease, which codes for MIPETSPLKDTLKQLRKNRFALAGLIIIVLFLLVGIFAPLITSYGYDDQVLTDRLQPPSAEHWLGTDDVGRDIFTRIAFGARISLQVGFFAVIGALVFGTILGVVAGYFGRWVDMLISRFFDILLAFPSILLAIAIVAIIGPSLQNALIAIAVINIPIFGRLVRSKVISLREEEFILAAKAQGMKNGRIILHHILPNSLAPIIVQATLGFGTAILDAAALGFLGLGAQPPTPEWGEMLASSRDFIQLAPWTLIAPGLCIMLVVLGFNLIGDGLRDALDPKMKN
- a CDS encoding sodium:solute symporter family protein, translated to MRFAHDSRGTTNKKGDLALGIESDVSLLWYVIGYGILMVMLGIYYSKKISKSEDYILAGRSLGTLVLSGTLLATWVGSGSITGGQTSMAYSFGIIPAFLLTIPVLAGIISLYFIAPKVRSLGKYTVSSVLEEKYGPGARLLASIIIILAYIGIVSYQIQGVGFILNVTTGLSSQWGVIIGGILIIFLATIGGLRSVAPTDALSSGFMVLGLLIALPFMISIAGGWDEITSNVPASHLTATGSLSTIQLLGYLLPPLFLILSDQNMYQRLAASKEDRTTKKANIGWIVGILIVTPVISLIAFASSSMFQNIEPGMALMASTVVLPNVVGGILLAAATAFIITTGNSYLLSGATNVTYDIVNRYFMKNATDKQLMNTTKIFVVIMGVLAYVLISYFPTILDVQMYAYTVYGAGLTPAVLGVLLWKRVNKAGGLSSMIAGVVTTLTWEIVLGKPFEINSSIIAVPVAILVLIFVTLATSKRQAS
- a CDS encoding MarR family winged helix-turn-helix transcriptional regulator, producing the protein MDNIKGNIQKIKHFNRFYLRMMGLFSQYDDQSTYSATEAMILFEIHSVEKCTASYLADYFLLDKGYVSRLLKRLSKKGIIEKFPSTEDRRIQYLEMTDKGEGDLRALSKHANANVENMIAGIPGKETDQLVQAMRQIEMILKQHER